The following proteins are co-located in the Anoplopoma fimbria isolate UVic2021 breed Golden Eagle Sablefish chromosome 18, Afim_UVic_2022, whole genome shotgun sequence genome:
- the LOC129106777 gene encoding uncharacterized protein LOC129106777 isoform X1 encodes MSWNNIPGFSSLRYMILGKKTVSLRKFFVHLAGNTNGAHQEFVAKLKYIGKSQVYSHGKSDFIVIFCPVVSRVGTDVGEALNNIQDGKPVILVVMHHTFNPEQVVAESRRQVANPNVLLTVDCLFHEPSLLNCNLNDDAWLKVEALVGSSSLVPTWIRKLSTKRWLLLIGLCVSVPVWWLWPWCQSLLMEWTRSEPERATAKTLDRIFPSVKSQH; translated from the exons ATGTCTTGGAATAACATTCCAGGTTTTAGTTCTCTCAG ATACATGATCCTGGgaaagaagactg TGTCTTTGAGGAAATTCTTTGTCCACTTGGCGGGAAACACTAACGGGGCTCATCAAGAATTTGTTGCCAAACTCAAATACATTGGCAAAAGTCAGGTTTACTCTCATGGAAAAAGTGACTTCATCGTGATTTTCTGTCCCGTCGTTTCACGAGTTGGAACAGATGTCGGTGAGGCCCTGAACAACATTCAAG ATGGTAAACCAGTGATTCTGGTGGTGATGCATCACACCTTCAATCCTGAACAAGTTGTGGCTGAAAGCAGGAGACAGGTGGCCAACCCGAACGTCTTACTCACTGTGGATTGTCTGTTCCATGAGCCCAGCCTCCTGAACTGTAACCTCAATGATGACGCTTGGTTGAAGGTCGAGGCATTGGTTGGATCCAGTTCATTG gtTCCTACCTGGATAAGAAAACTCTCGACCAAAA gATGGTTGCTGTTGATaggtttatgtgtgtctgtgcctgtgtgGTGGTTGTGGCCTTGGTGTCAGTCGTTGTTGATGGAGTGGACAAGAAGTGAACCTGAGAGGGCTACTGCCAAAACGCTGGACAGGATTTTTCCTTCTGTAAAGAGTCAACATTAG
- the LOC129106777 gene encoding uncharacterized protein LOC129106777 isoform X2, translating into MSWNNIPGFSFLRYMILGKKTVSLRKFFVHLAGNTNGAHQEFVAKLKYIGKSQVYSHGKSDFIVIFCPVVSRVGTDVGEALNNIQDGKPVILVVMHHTFNPEQVVAESRRQVANPNVLLTVDCLFHEPSLLNCNLNDDAWLKVEALVGSSSLVPTWIRKLSTKRWLLLIGLCVSVPVWWLWPWCQSLLMEWTRSEPERATAKTLDRIFPSVKSQH; encoded by the exons ATGTCTTGGAATAACATTCCAGGTTTTAGTTTTCTAAG ATACATGATCCTGGgaaagaagactg TGTCTTTGAGGAAATTCTTTGTCCACTTGGCGGGAAACACTAACGGGGCTCATCAAGAATTTGTTGCCAAACTCAAATACATTGGCAAAAGTCAGGTTTACTCTCATGGAAAAAGTGACTTCATCGTGATTTTCTGTCCCGTCGTTTCACGAGTTGGAACAGATGTCGGTGAGGCCCTGAACAACATTCAAG ATGGTAAACCAGTGATTCTGGTGGTGATGCATCACACCTTCAATCCTGAACAAGTTGTGGCTGAAAGCAGGAGACAGGTGGCCAACCCGAACGTCTTACTCACTGTGGATTGTCTGTTCCATGAGCCCAGCCTCCTGAACTGTAACCTCAATGATGACGCTTGGTTGAAGGTCGAGGCATTGGTTGGATCCAGTTCATTG gtTCCTACCTGGATAAGAAAACTCTCGACCAAAA gATGGTTGCTGTTGATaggtttatgtgtgtctgtgcctgtgtgGTGGTTGTGGCCTTGGTGTCAGTCGTTGTTGATGGAGTGGACAAGAAGTGAACCTGAGAGGGCTACTGCCAAAACGCTGGACAGGATTTTTCCTTCTGTAAAGAGTCAACATTAG